The following coding sequences are from one Cygnus atratus isolate AKBS03 ecotype Queensland, Australia chromosome 15, CAtr_DNAZoo_HiC_assembly, whole genome shotgun sequence window:
- the LOC118249100 gene encoding parvalbumin, thymic CPV3, protein MSLADILSPSDIAAALRDCQAPDSFSPKKFFQISGMSKKSSSQLKEIFQILDNDQSGFIEEDELKYFLQRFECGARVLTASETKTFLAAADHDGDGKIGAEEFQEMVQS, encoded by the exons ATGAGCCTCGCAGACATTCTAAGCCCTTCTgacattgctgctgctctgcggGACTGCCaag ctccaGATTCCTTTAGTCCCAAAAAATTCTTTCAGATCAGTGGGATGTCTaaaaagagcagcagccagctcaaGGAGATCTTCCAGATTCTCGACAATGACCAAAGTGGCTTTATCGAGGAAGATGAGCTCAA GTATTTCCTTCAGAGGTTTGAGTGTGGAGCCCGAGTGTTAACTGCCTCAGAAACCAAGACTTTCTTGGCAGCTGCAGACCATGATGGGGACGGTAAAATTGGGGCTGAAg aattCCAGGAAATGGTGCAATCTTAG